The Mucilaginibacter defluvii genome contains the following window.
GCGCGATTTACGTGTGGGTTACCTGGAGCAGGATCCTGACTTTAAAAGTGCCGTTACCATCAGCGATTATATTTTCAGCGAAGATAATATTCAACAGCAGCTTATAAGGCGTTACGAGGAGTTGTTAGAGAACGATCCTGAAAATAGCAAAGCGCTCGACAAAATAATGGAAGAGCTGAGTGAGGTTGATGCCTGGGAGTACGAGTATCAGATAAAGACTATATTGGGAAGATTGGATATCCATCATCTCAACCAAAATATAGCTTCGTTATCTGGCGGACAAAAGAAACGTTTGGCATTAGCGCGGTTGCTCATAGAAGATCCTGATCTGTATATATTAGATGAGCCTACCAACCATTTGGATATCGATACCATTGAATGGCTGGAAAAGCTACTTACCGAAGGCAACAAAACTATCCTGATGGTAACGCATGACCGTTATTTTTTAGATAACGTGTGCAATGAAATTATCGAAATTGATAAAGGCCGAATATTTACCTATGCCGGTAACTATGGTTATTTTTTGGAAAAGAAGGCTGAACGTGAAGCCAATGATGAAGTTCAATTTCAAAAGAACAGCAACCTTTTAAAAAAAGAACTGGAGTGGATGCGCAGGCAGCCGCAAGCCCGTGGAACGAAATCGCAGGCACGCATAAATGCTTTTTATGAACTTGAAGATAAAACCAAGGGTGCTGGTCCCAAAGCCAAAGTTGAATTAAGCGTTAAAACCGCAAGGCAAGGTAATAAGATAATGGAACTTGAGCACGTTAATAAGAGCTTTAACGGCCATAACATTATTGATAGTTTTGATTATGTATTTAAAAAAGGCGACCGTATTGGTTTAGCCGGAAAAAACGGTAGCGGCAAGTCTACCCTACTGAACCTGATAACCGGTAATCTTTCTCCTGATAAAGGACAGGTTATCAAAGGTGAAACTACGGTTTTGGGTTACTTCCATCAATCAGGCATAACATTCAAGCCCGATGAAAGGGTGATTGATGTGGTGAAGAATGTTGCCGAATATATTACCATGGCCGATGGTAAAACCATCTCGGCATCGCAGTTGCTAACCTTATTCTTATTCCCGCCTAAAAAACAACATGGCTTTATTAGCAACCTAAGTGGTGGTGAAAAGAAACGTTTGCAATTGATGAGCATCTTGATGAAGAACCCAAACTTCTTAATACTGGATGAGCCAACTAATGACCTGGATATTGATACACTGAACGTATTAGAGGAGTTTTTGACCGGATATAACGGCGTTTTGATGCTGGTATCGCACGATAGGTATTTACTGGATAAACTTACCGAGCAACTTTTTATCATGGAGGGAAACGGTGATGTGCGCATATTTAACGGCAATTATTCTGAGTACCGCAATGAGTTGGAAGTCGAAAAAGCAGCGGAAAAACAAAAAGTTGAAACTAAACCAACTCCTGCCCCCGTAGTTGCAGCACCTAAAAAAAACAAACTTAGCTACAAGGAACAACGGGAATATGAGGGGCTAGAAAGTGAAATAGCAAAGCTTGAAAACGATATAAAGCATAACAATGACATGCTCAATAAATCCGGCTTAGGCAGCGAGGATTTAAATAAAATATTAGCCGACTTAGCTTTGTTAAACAACCAGCTTGATGAAAAAAGCATGCGTTGGCTTGAATTAACTGAACTAATGGAAGGATAAATGTTCCACGTGGAACATTTGAATTGACTTAGAAAATCACAATGTTCCACGTGGAACATG
Protein-coding sequences here:
- a CDS encoding ABC-F family ATP-binding cassette domain-containing protein is translated as MSTYISGENLGHSFHDHWLFKNMTIGINRGRRVALVGVNGAGKSTLLKILSGKLNPTEGKAVRARDLRVGYLEQDPDFKSAVTISDYIFSEDNIQQQLIRRYEELLENDPENSKALDKIMEELSEVDAWEYEYQIKTILGRLDIHHLNQNIASLSGGQKKRLALARLLIEDPDLYILDEPTNHLDIDTIEWLEKLLTEGNKTILMVTHDRYFLDNVCNEIIEIDKGRIFTYAGNYGYFLEKKAEREANDEVQFQKNSNLLKKELEWMRRQPQARGTKSQARINAFYELEDKTKGAGPKAKVELSVKTARQGNKIMELEHVNKSFNGHNIIDSFDYVFKKGDRIGLAGKNGSGKSTLLNLITGNLSPDKGQVIKGETTVLGYFHQSGITFKPDERVIDVVKNVAEYITMADGKTISASQLLTLFLFPPKKQHGFISNLSGGEKKRLQLMSILMKNPNFLILDEPTNDLDIDTLNVLEEFLTGYNGVLMLVSHDRYLLDKLTEQLFIMEGNGDVRIFNGNYSEYRNELEVEKAAEKQKVETKPTPAPVVAAPKKNKLSYKEQREYEGLESEIAKLENDIKHNNDMLNKSGLGSEDLNKILADLALLNNQLDEKSMRWLELTELMEG